A genome region from Desulfovibrio sp. TomC includes the following:
- a CDS encoding ATP-binding protein, translated as MKLAVAGKGGVGKTTLAAWIGDYLARCGRETWLVDADTALSLGSALGLAPQSIPPPLVQDETLIRERVGNGFINLSPEVSDLPERLRVRLGNLSLLVMGSVAGAGGGCACEANALLKALLAHLLLERTQCLIVDLEAGVEHLGRGTVAAVDGLIVVAEPSWRSLAVAAQIAGLAAELGLVRQALVLNRAPEGTTLPDIPGLPALAASFPLLSSLSERQLASPSVLHLSQRDRVDQGCRAILNALTDQAAADAGCTPELQPPR; from the coding sequence TTGAAGCTGGCCGTGGCTGGAAAAGGCGGGGTGGGCAAGACGACGCTTGCCGCCTGGATAGGCGATTACCTGGCCCGATGCGGCCGGGAAACCTGGCTCGTGGACGCCGACACGGCCCTTTCCCTTGGTTCGGCCCTCGGCCTTGCGCCGCAAAGCATCCCCCCGCCCCTTGTCCAGGACGAAACCCTTATCCGCGAACGCGTGGGCAACGGGTTCATCAATTTAAGCCCCGAGGTGTCCGATCTGCCGGAACGCCTGCGGGTGCGCCTTGGCAACCTGAGCCTGCTCGTCATGGGCTCGGTGGCGGGAGCCGGCGGCGGATGCGCCTGCGAAGCCAATGCCCTGCTCAAGGCGCTTTTGGCCCATCTGCTGCTGGAGAGGACCCAATGCCTCATCGTCGATCTTGAAGCCGGGGTCGAACACCTGGGCCGGGGCACCGTGGCCGCCGTCGACGGGCTGATTGTCGTGGCCGAGCCGAGTTGGCGAAGCCTCGCCGTCGCCGCCCAGATCGCCGGTCTGGCGGCCGAGCTGGGTCTGGTCCGCCAGGCCCTGGTCCTCAACCGCGCCCCGGAGGGGACGACGCTGCCGGACATCCCCGGACTTCCTGCCCTGGCCGCGTCTTTCCCGCTGCTTTCGAGCTTGTCCGAGCGCCAACTCGCTTCACCTTCCGTGCTCCATCTCTCCCAGCGCGACCGCGTCGACCAGGGCTGTCGCGCCATCCTGAACGCTCTGACCGACCAGGCGGCAGCCGATGCGGGATGCACGCCGGAACTTCAACCGCCGAGGTAG
- a CDS encoding sulfatase-like hydrolase/transferase, with the protein MARRPAFSLGSMVVVGLFLLCALLAGGAASAENIRGTTTGPATAKGYSHPDQYLHLPSVKIADNLEPVIPHPDQDKAAREKLAALEKKFGKKPNIVVFLLDDVGWMDVGFNGGGIAVGNDTPNLDTFAAGGLIMTSAYAQPSCTPTRATILTGQLPVHHGLQYPPMYGQPGGLEGSITIASLLSDQGYVTQGIGKWHMGENEGSMPNNVGFDDFRGFLTVSDEYTEWRDLSVNPEIALSPERFALMEKMPFSHSEVHCVKGEKSCQELREIDLDVIKVLDQDWAAYGEQFIQAQADAKKPFFLYYGTRGCHFDNYPNDKFAGKSRARTNYSDCMVEMDDVFGRIMKALETSGQLENTLVLFSSDNGPEGEVAPYGRSPFRGYKGTTWEGGVRVPTFAYFKGVIAPRKSEGLFDLADIFPTALSLAGKPGPELAKLVPADRYVDGIDQTSYLLADGGNSNRKSILYWMGSTFAAVRVDEFKVHRAVQITDLITKKGYNAGFSGGIVDKTGGLVMFNLYTNPQEDDSIGIRHIPMWNLVSMEFSRYQGVLQKFRPNFKLPGGY; encoded by the coding sequence ATGGCTCGACGCCCGGCATTTTCCCTGGGATCAATGGTTGTCGTCGGCTTGTTTCTGCTCTGTGCGTTGTTGGCCGGCGGCGCGGCCTCGGCCGAGAACATCCGGGGGACCACCACCGGTCCCGCCACCGCCAAAGGCTATTCCCACCCGGACCAGTATCTGCATCTCCCCTCGGTCAAGATCGCCGACAACCTGGAGCCGGTCATCCCCCACCCGGACCAGGACAAGGCCGCGCGTGAAAAACTCGCTGCCCTGGAAAAGAAATTCGGCAAGAAACCCAACATCGTGGTGTTCCTGCTCGACGACGTCGGCTGGATGGACGTCGGCTTCAACGGCGGCGGCATTGCCGTTGGCAACGACACCCCCAACCTGGACACGTTCGCCGCCGGGGGCCTGATTATGACCTCGGCCTATGCCCAGCCGAGCTGCACCCCGACCCGGGCCACCATCCTGACCGGACAGCTGCCGGTGCACCACGGTCTGCAATACCCGCCCATGTACGGCCAGCCCGGGGGCCTCGAAGGCTCGATCACCATCGCCAGCCTCTTGTCCGACCAGGGTTACGTGACCCAGGGCATCGGCAAGTGGCACATGGGCGAAAACGAGGGCTCGATGCCCAACAATGTCGGCTTCGACGACTTTCGCGGTTTTCTCACGGTCTCCGACGAGTACACCGAATGGCGCGACCTGTCGGTCAACCCCGAAATCGCCCTGAGCCCCGAGCGCTTCGCCCTCATGGAAAAGATGCCGTTTAGTCACAGCGAGGTGCATTGCGTCAAAGGCGAGAAATCTTGCCAGGAATTGCGCGAGATTGATCTGGACGTGATCAAGGTGCTCGACCAGGACTGGGCTGCCTACGGCGAACAGTTCATCCAGGCCCAGGCCGACGCCAAGAAGCCGTTTTTCCTGTACTATGGCACCCGGGGCTGCCATTTCGACAACTATCCCAACGACAAGTTCGCCGGGAAGTCCAGGGCCCGCACCAACTACTCCGACTGCATGGTGGAGATGGACGACGTGTTCGGCCGGATCATGAAGGCGCTCGAGACTTCGGGCCAGCTCGAGAACACCCTGGTTCTCTTCTCCTCCGACAACGGACCGGAAGGCGAGGTCGCGCCCTATGGCCGTTCGCCGTTTCGGGGCTACAAGGGCACGACCTGGGAAGGCGGCGTGCGCGTGCCGACCTTTGCCTACTTCAAGGGCGTGATCGCCCCGCGCAAGTCCGAGGGCCTGTTCGATCTGGCCGACATCTTCCCAACCGCCCTGTCCCTGGCCGGCAAGCCCGGCCCGGAACTGGCCAAGCTTGTGCCGGCCGACCGCTACGTGGACGGCATCGACCAGACCTCGTACCTGCTGGCCGACGGCGGCAATTCCAACCGCAAGAGCATCCTCTACTGGATGGGGTCGACCTTCGCGGCCGTGCGCGTGGACGAATTCAAGGTCCACCGGGCCGTGCAGATCACGGACCTGATCACGAAGAAGGGCTACAACGCCGGCTTTAGCGGCGGCATCGTGGACAAGACCGGTGGTCTGGTCATGTTCAACCTCTACACCAATCCCCAGGAAGACGACTCCATCGGCATCCGCCATATTCCGATGTGGAATCTGGTCAGCATGGAATTTTCACGTTATCAGGGTGTGTTGCAAAAGTTCAGGCCGAACTTCAAGTTGCCCGGCGGTTATTAA
- a CDS encoding SulP family inorganic anion transporter, with product MKKTGKASGGWIGPGAFSRPFLWTDILAGLTLWGVLVPEGLAYAGMAGLPVQVGLYTLIASLPLYFLLGQSPVLVCAATSAESIMLAAIVAPLAGADPVRYAVLAGLLVLLTGVIFLAAGLLRLGRVSAFLSKPVMTGFIFGLAISIAANQLHKILGLPRGHGDILAQLAHLAGGLDQCNPATVAVGGGALALVLVLERALPRLPAGLIIMALGIGLSRLLSLGPQHGVAIVAAFPAGLPGIVWPQLHRQDLTALVPSALGLALVAFSQALGAVACYAGKFGRPVAADQELKALGLANLGSSLLGGLLAGGSMSSTAVNVAAGARTRFSTLVTALMVVLTLCFFTPALTGLPEAILGAVVLHAVLGLMKVGEMRRYYRLNRIEFWLAMVALLGVVAFDILPGLVLAVVASLLRLILYAGTVNLSILGRLDGCAPVWVDTSQYPQAREVAAIRVVRLNLPLFFANAEKFHAAVTELCRQQPKPRALVLHLPANPRLCVTATDMLLALARELRADSVTLAFVDPAPQTLGILRASGLLALVGEARVYQSIGEAVAALDPGTAA from the coding sequence GTGAAGAAAACCGGCAAGGCATCAGGCGGATGGATCGGCCCCGGCGCGTTTTCGCGGCCCTTTCTTTGGACGGACATCCTGGCCGGCCTGACTCTGTGGGGCGTGCTCGTCCCGGAGGGGCTGGCCTATGCGGGCATGGCCGGCCTGCCCGTCCAGGTGGGGTTGTACACCCTGATTGCCTCGCTGCCGCTGTATTTTCTACTGGGCCAAAGCCCGGTCCTGGTCTGCGCCGCCACCTCCGCCGAATCCATCATGCTGGCGGCCATCGTGGCCCCCCTGGCCGGAGCCGATCCGGTTCGCTACGCCGTCCTGGCCGGCCTGCTGGTGTTGCTGACCGGCGTCATCTTCCTGGCGGCGGGTCTGCTGCGGCTTGGCCGCGTCTCGGCGTTTCTGTCCAAACCCGTCATGACCGGTTTCATCTTCGGGCTGGCGATCTCCATCGCGGCCAACCAACTGCACAAAATCCTCGGGCTGCCGCGCGGCCACGGCGACATCCTGGCCCAGCTCGCCCATCTGGCCGGCGGCCTCGACCAGTGCAACCCGGCCACGGTCGCGGTCGGCGGCGGCGCTTTGGCCCTGGTCCTTGTGCTTGAGCGCGCCCTGCCGCGTCTTCCGGCCGGCCTGATCATCATGGCCCTGGGCATCGGCCTGTCCAGGCTGCTCAGCCTGGGGCCGCAGCATGGCGTTGCCATTGTTGCGGCCTTTCCGGCCGGCCTGCCCGGGATCGTCTGGCCGCAGCTGCACCGGCAGGACCTGACGGCCCTGGTCCCTTCGGCCTTGGGGCTGGCTCTGGTGGCCTTCTCCCAGGCCCTGGGCGCGGTTGCCTGCTATGCCGGGAAGTTCGGCCGGCCCGTTGCGGCCGACCAGGAACTCAAGGCCCTGGGACTGGCCAACCTTGGCTCCTCGCTCCTGGGCGGCTTGCTGGCCGGCGGCAGCATGTCCTCGACGGCCGTCAATGTCGCGGCCGGGGCCAGGACCCGGTTTTCCACCCTGGTAACGGCGCTTATGGTCGTGCTCACGCTGTGCTTTTTCACCCCGGCCCTCACCGGGCTCCCCGAGGCCATCCTGGGCGCTGTGGTGCTTCATGCCGTGCTCGGGCTCATGAAGGTCGGGGAGATGCGACGCTACTACCGCCTCAACCGCATCGAGTTCTGGCTCGCCATGGTCGCCCTGTTGGGGGTCGTGGCGTTTGACATCCTGCCCGGACTCGTCCTGGCGGTGGTCGCCTCGCTGCTGCGCCTGATCCTCTATGCCGGCACGGTGAACCTTTCCATCCTGGGCCGGCTCGACGGCTGCGCCCCGGTCTGGGTGGACACGAGCCAGTATCCCCAGGCCAGGGAAGTCGCGGCCATCCGGGTTGTGCGCCTCAATCTGCCCCTCTTTTTTGCGAACGCCGAAAAATTCCATGCCGCCGTCACGGAGCTGTGCCGGCAACAGCCCAAGCCGCGCGCCCTGGTGCTGCATCTTCCGGCCAACCCGCGTCTGTGCGTCACTGCGACGGACATGCTGTTGGCCCTGGCCAGGGAGTTGCGCGCGGACTCGGTTACGCTCGCCTTTGTCGATCCAGCCCCCCAGACCCTTGGCATCCTGCGCGCCAGCGGTCTGCTGGCCCTGGTTGGCGAGGCCCGCGTCTACCAATCCATCGGGGAGGCGGTGGCCGCCCTGGACCCGGGCACTGCCGCTTAG
- a CDS encoding DUF7948 domain-containing protein, with translation MTPTTSDSRQTVLDLAKQPQGSDAAPQNPIVFIRNDGQIDPSVAYHVKAIGQDYFFARDGVRIPVPGPKGGRSRMVSLHPLWFDETAAIVPGQQSPTQFNFYKGQTASDWRTKVPAYASLTYRHGATGIDLVWYARGQELEYDVVLPAGVEPGQARFRVEGARTVRLDKQGALVVETADGGRLIQAPPRLHQVVDGQDIPVKGRFADVRKSADGWSYGFVAAAYDRSRPLVIDPALTFGVPLSGNATETINAVTVGSAGETYVSGTTTSSDLGAVTYSVLLNDAFIAQYDTAGNRIWTSYIGGTKDELGNAMAIIPATATANAGNIVIVGQTNSPSGLPITNDAFNKSLHGTGIDAFLAIVDPTGDLVYCSYFGGSGTDIARGVAVDASGNISMAGSTDSVDLPTTSALYPSRVGGTDGFIAKFNATGAYLRSLTYFGGAGTDTIYAIALDSQGNAYVAGETTSANFPVKNAIIAARPGATSGFVSKINPSGSGLVYSTYLGGKGVDGVRALALDGSRNVYLTGKTTSSDFPVTNALYPTLAGDSDAFAVKLDTSGRFLWYATFLGGGDTDIGLGVAVDQTTGAAYFTGNTDSANFPVVDLLQFSTGVLTYTFGTGLGGSTDAFITKIDAAGSQAVYSNYLGGLGIDEGHGVAVDPSVANVSITVGSTIYSGKPIFPYNPVITPNNARKHGFLAKITDTGSPPANYPMLTLDRPSARSGQQVTLTLNLVNATATGVGALAANLVYDTAVLANPVVTFDPRLTVLKKTAVSQSLGINTLRLSVYSDPASALAPLVITAGAVATVTFDVLNNVASQFNGVTLAPTASTTDGLDIQIGQVNGGVHIRQRCGILGDCDCSGAVELWELQNALNVYLSALSPPFCMVTDYSAIIKASDLTTIINNYAIPPSDAAAADASFTRQADAGASAGLRLGTAEKRADGWYVPVLYTAAKDTPTSAVATRIGYDATAYASVDAIIGPAAKAAGKELLVNAKNPGTLAMMAISTANKASIGDGILAWLRLVPVAGTENPLTALTQAGDASTPQGQAVAVQSTGKAVLAVPAGVGASLGLLLQ, from the coding sequence ATGACGCCAACAACAAGCGACAGCCGTCAAACAGTCCTGGATCTTGCCAAGCAACCGCAGGGTTCGGACGCCGCTCCGCAAAATCCCATAGTCTTCATCCGTAACGATGGTCAGATCGATCCTTCCGTGGCCTACCATGTAAAAGCCATTGGCCAGGACTATTTTTTTGCCCGCGACGGCGTCAGGATTCCGGTGCCCGGCCCCAAAGGCGGCCGCAGCCGGATGGTAAGCCTGCACCCGTTGTGGTTCGACGAGACTGCCGCCATCGTCCCCGGCCAGCAGTCCCCGACGCAATTCAATTTCTACAAGGGCCAGACGGCGTCCGACTGGCGCACCAAGGTGCCCGCCTATGCGTCCCTGACCTACCGCCATGGGGCAACGGGCATCGACCTTGTCTGGTACGCCCGGGGGCAGGAACTTGAATACGACGTGGTCCTGCCGGCCGGCGTCGAGCCCGGACAGGCCCGGTTCCGGGTGGAGGGCGCGCGCACGGTGCGCCTGGACAAGCAGGGCGCACTGGTAGTCGAAACCGCGGACGGCGGCCGGCTGATCCAGGCCCCGCCCCGGCTGCATCAGGTGGTTGACGGCCAGGACATTCCGGTCAAGGGGCGATTTGCCGACGTCAGAAAGAGCGCGGACGGCTGGAGCTACGGCTTTGTTGCGGCAGCCTACGACCGCAGCCGCCCCCTGGTCATCGATCCCGCCCTGACGTTTGGCGTGCCGCTCAGCGGCAACGCCACCGAGACGATCAACGCCGTCACCGTCGGCAGTGCCGGCGAAACCTACGTCAGCGGCACCACAACCTCGTCGGACCTCGGCGCCGTGACGTATAGCGTCCTGCTCAACGATGCCTTCATCGCCCAGTACGACACGGCCGGCAACCGCATCTGGACCAGCTACATCGGCGGGACCAAAGACGAACTCGGCAACGCCATGGCCATCATCCCGGCCACGGCCACGGCCAACGCCGGCAACATCGTCATCGTCGGCCAGACCAACTCGCCAAGCGGCCTCCCCATCACCAACGACGCCTTCAACAAGAGCCTGCACGGCACCGGCATCGACGCCTTCCTGGCCATTGTCGACCCCACCGGCGACCTCGTCTACTGCAGCTACTTCGGCGGTTCCGGCACGGACATCGCCCGGGGCGTGGCTGTAGACGCCTCGGGGAACATCTCTATGGCCGGTTCCACGGACTCCGTCGATCTGCCGACCACCTCCGCCCTGTATCCCTCCAGGGTCGGCGGTACGGACGGGTTCATCGCCAAATTCAACGCCACCGGCGCGTACCTGCGCTCCCTGACCTACTTCGGCGGGGCCGGGACCGACACCATCTATGCCATCGCCCTGGACAGCCAAGGCAACGCCTACGTGGCCGGGGAAACGACTTCCGCCAACTTTCCCGTCAAAAACGCCATCATCGCCGCCCGCCCCGGCGCCACCTCCGGGTTCGTGTCCAAGATCAATCCGTCCGGCTCCGGGCTGGTCTACTCCACCTACCTCGGCGGCAAGGGCGTGGACGGCGTCCGGGCTCTGGCCCTGGACGGCTCCAGAAACGTCTACCTCACGGGCAAGACCACGTCGTCGGACTTTCCTGTGACCAACGCCCTCTATCCGACCCTGGCTGGCGACAGCGACGCCTTTGCCGTCAAACTCGACACCTCGGGCCGCTTCCTGTGGTACGCGACCTTTCTTGGCGGCGGCGATACCGACATCGGCCTGGGCGTGGCCGTGGACCAGACCACCGGCGCGGCCTATTTCACCGGCAACACCGATTCCGCCAACTTCCCCGTCGTCGACCTGCTGCAATTTAGCACCGGGGTCCTGACCTACACCTTCGGCACGGGCCTTGGCGGCAGCACCGACGCCTTCATCACCAAGATCGACGCGGCCGGTTCCCAGGCTGTTTACAGCAACTACCTCGGCGGACTGGGCATCGACGAAGGCCACGGCGTGGCCGTCGATCCCAGCGTCGCCAATGTTTCCATTACGGTCGGCTCAACCATTTACTCTGGCAAACCGATCTTCCCCTACAATCCGGTCATCACTCCCAATAACGCCAGGAAACACGGCTTCCTGGCCAAGATCACCGACACGGGCAGTCCCCCGGCCAACTATCCGATGCTGACCCTCGACAGGCCAAGCGCCCGCTCCGGGCAGCAGGTCACCCTCACCCTGAACCTAGTCAACGCCACGGCCACCGGCGTCGGCGCCCTGGCCGCCAATCTCGTCTACGACACGGCCGTATTGGCCAACCCCGTGGTGACCTTCGATCCGAGGCTGACGGTTCTCAAGAAAACCGCCGTTTCCCAATCTCTGGGAATCAACACCCTGCGCCTGTCCGTCTACTCCGATCCGGCTTCGGCTCTCGCTCCCCTGGTCATAACGGCCGGGGCCGTCGCCACCGTCACCTTTGATGTCCTCAACAACGTGGCCTCGCAGTTTAACGGCGTGACCCTCGCGCCCACGGCGTCCACCACCGACGGCTTGGACATCCAGATCGGCCAGGTCAACGGCGGGGTGCATATCCGTCAACGCTGCGGCATCCTCGGCGACTGCGACTGCAGCGGCGCTGTCGAGTTGTGGGAATTGCAAAATGCCCTGAATGTCTACCTCAGTGCCCTGTCGCCGCCGTTTTGCATGGTCACCGACTACAGCGCCATCATCAAGGCCTCTGACCTGACCACCATCATCAACAACTATGCGATCCCGCCCAGCGACGCGGCCGCGGCGGACGCCTCCTTCACCCGGCAGGCCGATGCCGGGGCGTCGGCCGGACTGCGGCTCGGCACAGCGGAAAAACGGGCCGACGGCTGGTATGTGCCGGTGCTCTACACGGCCGCCAAGGATACCCCCACCAGCGCCGTGGCCACCCGTATCGGCTACGACGCAACGGCCTACGCCTCGGTGGACGCGATCATCGGACCGGCCGCCAAGGCGGCCGGCAAGGAACTGCTGGTCAACGCCAAGAACCCCGGTACGTTGGCCATGATGGCCATCAGCACCGCCAACAAGGCCTCCATCGGCGACGGCATTCTGGCCTGGCTGCGGCTCGTTCCCGTCGCCGGGACCGAGAACCCGCTGACCGCCCTGACCCAGGCCGGCGACGCCTCCACGCCCCAAGGGCAGGCCGTGGCGGTCCAAAGCACGGGCAAGGCCGTTCTGGCGGTTCCTGCCGGAGTCGGCGCTTCGCTTGGCCTGCTGCTCCAGTAG
- a CDS encoding TIGR03768 family metallophosphoesterase, giving the protein MALSRRAFLKTGAAGAACIACGVFAMPGAQPAAAAVIPWTTLERTVIPVPVPAASPLLPPTDIAQFARYGYGAWQYAPGLACQRRLDLMPSAYTGQGVTQAARLVRFFTISDIHLTDKESPAQLICLGLARHISSAYSPVMLYTTQVFDAAVQTINALHAQDPIDFGISLGDACNSTLYNELRWYVDILDGKPIAPSSGAHAGAETIDYQKPFQAAGLHQSIPWYQALGNHDHFWLGSAPVDDSLRQACLGDTVINLGNILVDGMDSRGFYMGTIDGSTPSGTVVGSGPVADFAAAPTVVPDPDRRPLTRKEWMGEFLKTSSQPVGHGFSQANVDADFACYSFEPKADVPLRVIVLDDTQQNEDFSGRGFLWHGSVDKKRWEWLVGELDKGQAEGKLMIIAAHIPIGVEKPGAFMSWWDKAYVTEEALFAKLHSYPNLLLWIAGHRHYNTVTAFPSPDPARPELGFWQVETASLRDFPQQFRTFDIVRNSDGTVSIVTINAGPRLEDGALATVSRSHAVAAQQLIKNPAISSDPMPYLPTGAYNGELMVPLSPEMQAKLHPHGTPIPAATAPATTGA; this is encoded by the coding sequence ATGGCTTTGTCGAGAAGAGCCTTCCTGAAGACCGGAGCAGCCGGCGCGGCCTGTATTGCCTGCGGCGTGTTCGCCATGCCCGGCGCGCAACCGGCGGCGGCGGCGGTCATTCCCTGGACCACTCTGGAGCGGACGGTGATTCCTGTCCCCGTGCCGGCCGCGTCTCCCCTGCTGCCGCCGACAGACATCGCCCAATTCGCCCGGTACGGCTACGGGGCCTGGCAGTATGCCCCGGGGCTGGCCTGCCAAAGAAGGCTGGATCTCATGCCGTCTGCCTACACCGGCCAGGGGGTGACCCAGGCGGCGCGGCTGGTCCGCTTCTTTACCATCAGCGACATTCATCTGACGGACAAGGAATCGCCGGCCCAGTTGATCTGTCTCGGTCTTGCGCGGCACATCTCCTCGGCCTATTCCCCGGTCATGCTCTATACCACCCAGGTGTTCGACGCGGCCGTGCAGACCATAAACGCCCTCCACGCCCAGGATCCCATCGATTTCGGCATTTCCTTGGGCGATGCCTGCAACAGCACCCTGTACAACGAACTGCGCTGGTACGTCGACATCCTGGACGGCAAGCCCATCGCCCCCAGTTCCGGAGCCCATGCCGGGGCCGAGACCATCGACTATCAAAAACCCTTCCAGGCCGCCGGGCTGCACCAGTCGATCCCCTGGTATCAGGCTCTGGGCAACCACGACCATTTCTGGCTGGGGTCCGCCCCGGTCGACGACTCCCTGCGCCAGGCCTGCCTCGGCGATACGGTCATAAACCTGGGGAACATCCTGGTCGACGGCATGGACAGCCGGGGCTTTTACATGGGGACCATCGACGGGAGCACGCCCTCCGGCACGGTGGTCGGTTCCGGGCCGGTCGCCGACTTCGCCGCTGCGCCCACGGTCGTCCCCGACCCCGACCGCCGGCCGCTGACGCGAAAGGAGTGGATGGGCGAATTTTTAAAGACGTCCTCCCAACCGGTCGGCCATGGCTTCAGCCAGGCCAATGTCGATGCGGACTTTGCCTGCTACAGCTTCGAGCCCAAGGCCGACGTGCCGCTTCGGGTCATCGTCCTCGACGACACCCAGCAAAACGAGGACTTCTCCGGCCGGGGATTTCTCTGGCACGGCAGCGTGGACAAGAAGCGGTGGGAGTGGCTGGTCGGCGAACTGGACAAGGGGCAGGCCGAAGGCAAACTCATGATCATCGCCGCCCACATCCCCATCGGCGTGGAAAAGCCGGGCGCGTTTATGAGTTGGTGGGACAAGGCCTACGTCACGGAAGAGGCGCTTTTTGCCAAGCTGCACAGCTATCCCAATCTCCTCCTGTGGATCGCCGGACACCGGCATTACAACACGGTCACCGCCTTTCCCTCCCCGGACCCGGCCCGGCCGGAGCTTGGCTTCTGGCAGGTCGAAACCGCCTCATTGCGGGACTTTCCCCAGCAGTTTCGCACCTTCGACATCGTGCGCAACAGCGACGGCACCGTCTCCATCGTGACCATCAATGCCGGCCCCCGGCTTGAGGACGGAGCCTTGGCCACCGTGTCCCGTTCCCATGCCGTCGCCGCCCAACAGCTCATCAAGAATCCGGCGATCTCCTCCGACCCCATGCCCTACCTGCCCACAGGCGCATACAATGGCGAGCTGATGGTGCCGCTGAGCCCGGAGATGCAGGCAAAACTGCACCCGCACGGGACGCCGATCCCAGCCGCCACGGCCCCGGCGACCACCGGGGCCTAA
- a CDS encoding HAD family hydrolase, with translation MGIRLRALRTVCGLHRQGRLAVLVLCCLLLVATAALAQSDPLPSWNEGPAKQAILAFVQATTDASNPGYVPPEARIAAFDQDGTTWVEQPMYTPMLYCLARLRELAKEKPELAEAEPFKSVLSGNMERLAAMPMSDIVKLYAAAMTGMPVEALGEQVRQWLDTARDGRWHRPYTELVYQPMLEVMQLLRAHGYRTYFVTGGGQDFLRAYAEKVYGIPPEQVVGTLNATQFSYGADGKPVLTEEPRLLLNNVGPGKPEGIQLMIGRRPQAAFGNSDGDKEMLEYTQAGGGTRLMMLVHHDDAVREYAYGAQSKVGTFPDALRAEAAQQGWVVISMKNDWKRIFPWE, from the coding sequence ATGGGTATCCGGTTGCGAGCCTTACGCACTGTTTGCGGTCTGCATCGGCAGGGCCGCCTGGCCGTCCTGGTCTTGTGTTGCCTGTTGCTTGTGGCCACGGCGGCGCTGGCCCAGTCCGACCCCTTGCCCTCGTGGAACGAGGGACCGGCCAAGCAGGCGATTTTGGCCTTTGTCCAAGCGACCACCGATGCGTCGAACCCGGGCTATGTCCCGCCCGAGGCGCGTATCGCCGCCTTTGACCAGGACGGCACGACCTGGGTTGAACAGCCCATGTACACGCCAATGCTCTACTGTCTGGCGCGGCTGCGGGAGTTGGCCAAGGAGAAGCCGGAGCTGGCCGAGGCCGAACCGTTCAAGTCCGTGTTGTCCGGCAACATGGAGCGCCTGGCGGCCATGCCCATGAGCGACATCGTGAAACTCTACGCCGCCGCCATGACCGGCATGCCGGTCGAAGCGCTCGGAGAACAGGTGCGGCAGTGGCTGGACACGGCCAGGGACGGGCGCTGGCATCGGCCCTACACCGAGCTGGTCTACCAGCCCATGCTGGAAGTGATGCAGCTCCTGCGCGCCCATGGCTACAGGACCTATTTCGTCACCGGCGGCGGCCAGGATTTCCTGCGCGCCTATGCCGAAAAGGTCTACGGCATCCCGCCCGAGCAGGTGGTCGGCACCTTGAATGCCACACAATTCAGCTATGGCGCGGACGGCAAGCCGGTCCTCACCGAGGAGCCCCGGCTGTTGCTCAACAACGTCGGACCGGGCAAGCCCGAGGGCATCCAGCTCATGATCGGCCGGCGTCCCCAGGCGGCGTTCGGCAACTCCGACGGGGACAAGGAAATGCTCGAATACACCCAGGCCGGCGGCGGGACGCGCCTTATGATGCTCGTGCATCACGATGACGCCGTCCGGGAATACGCCTATGGCGCGCAGTCCAAGGTCGGGACGTTCCCTGATGCCCTGAGGGCGGAAGCGGCCCAACAGGGCTGGGTCGTCATCAGCATGAAAAACGACTGGAAACGCATTTTTCCCTGGGAATAA